In Pseudorca crassidens isolate mPseCra1 chromosome 16, mPseCra1.hap1, whole genome shotgun sequence, one DNA window encodes the following:
- the PDZD7 gene encoding PDZ domain-containing protein 7 isoform X3 — MAHGFPVGFDPVGLRDLSSGSLSSLSSRGHLGSESGSATRYLLRKQRRLLNGPLRGIRASSPMGRVILINSPIEANSDESDIIHAVRVEKSPAGRLGFSVRGGSEHGLGIFVSKVEKGSSAERAGLCVGDKITEVNGLSLESTTMGSAVKVLTGSSRLHMMVRRMGRVPGIKFSKEKTTWVDVVNRRLVVEKCSSTPSDSGSEDGARRIVHLYTTSDDFCLGFNIRGGKEFGLGIYVSKVDHGGLAEENGIKVGDQVLAANGVRFDDISHSQAVEVLKGQTHIMLTIKETGRYPAYKEMVSEYCWLDRLSNGVLQQLSPASESSSSASSFASSAPYSSADGWSSLPSDHMDVCLGSEEPGSWGPGRGRADTAMQTEPDAGGHVETWCSVRPTVILRDTAIRSDGPPPAPRLDSALSESPKTALLLALSQPRPPITRSQSHLTLWEEKKQRRKEKSGSPGEKGALQRSKTLMNLFFKGGRQGRLAGDGRREAWTLDSGSTATSRPHPDLEKALRALLSPGSPPTSLATPLLQRLLFFSLSLEAGGVGSVQKFVTWRLRRDRERGRTLLSARSRSPSSQLPNVDERVQAWESRRPLIQDLARRLLTDDEVLAVTRHCSRYVHEGGVEDLVRPLLAILDRPAKLLLLRDIRGVVAPTDLGRFDSMVMPVELEAFEALKSQAVRPPALRPARQDTPPKRHLITPVPVVEASTYFL, encoded by the exons ATGGCGCATGGCTTCCCAGTGGGCTTCGACCCAGTGGGCCTCAGAGACCTAAGCTCTGGCTCTCTGAGCTCCCTCTCCTCCCGAGGCCACCTGGGCAGCGAGTCAGGCTCTGCAACCCGATACCTGCTGAGAAAGCAACGGCGGCTGCTGAATGGGCCCCTCCGTGGAATCCGAGCCTCATCGCCCATGGGCCGTGTCATTCTCATCAACTCCCCCATCGAAG CCAACAGCGATGAAAGTGACATCATCCATGCAGTTCGAGTGGAGAAGAGTCcagctgggaggctggggttcAGTGTGCGGGGCGGCTCTGAGCACGGCCTGGGCATCTTCGTCAGCAAAGTGGAGAAGGGGAGCAGTGCAG AGCGGGCTGGTCTGTGCGTGGGTGATAAGATCACCGAGGTGAATGGGCTGAGCCTGGAGAGCACCACGATGGGCAGTGCCGTGAAGGTGCTGACGGGCAGCAGCCGCCTGCACATGATGGTGAGGCGCATGGGCCGCGTACCAGGCATCAAGTTCTCCAAGGAGAAGACCACATG GGTGGACGTGGTCAATCGGCGGCTGGTGGTGGAAAAGTGCAGCTCAACGCCCTCTGACAGTGGCTCAGAGGACGGCGCACGGCGCATCGTCCATCTCTACACAACCTCTGACGACTTCTGCCTGGGCTTCAACATCCGCGGGGGCAAGGAGTTTGGCCTGGGCATCTATGTGTCCAA AGTGGACCATGGTGGACTGGCCGAGGAGAACGGCATCAAGGTGGGGGACCAGGTCCTGGCGGCCAATGGTGTCAGGTTCGACGACATCAGCCACAGCCAAGCCGTGGAGGTGCTGAAGGGCCAAACACACATCATGTTGACCATcaag GAGACTGGCCGGTACCCTGCCTACAAGGAGATGGTTTCTGAATACTGTTGGCTGGATCGAT TGAGCAACGGGGTGCTGCAGCAGCTGTCCCCCGCCTCGGAGAGCAGCTCCAGCGCCTCCTCGTTCGCCTCCAGTGCCCCCTACAGCTCGGCCGATGGCTGGAGCTCCCTGCCCTCGGACCACATGGATGTCTGCCTGGGGTCTGAGGAGCCGGGCAGCTGGGGGCCAGGCCGGGGGCGGGCAGACACGGCCATGCAGACGGAGCCAGACGCGGGGGGCCACGTGGAGACCTGGTGTAGCGTGCGGCCCACAGTCATCCTCAGGGACACGGCCATCCGCTCCGACGGCCCCCCGCCTGCCCCCCGCCTTGACTCTGCGCTCTCTGAGTCCCCCAAAACTGCTCTGCTCCTGGCCCTCAGCCAACCCCGGCCCCCCATCACCCGCTCCCAGAGCCACCTGACCTTGTGGG AGGAGAAGAAACAGCGGAGGAAGGAGAAGTCGGGGTCCCCTGGGGAGAAGGGGGCCCTGCAGCGCTCCAAGACCCTGATGAACCTCTTCTTCAAGGGAGGGCGGCAGGGGCGGCTGGCAGGGGACGGGCGCAGAGAGGCCTGGACGCTGGACAGTGGGAGCACAGCCACGTCCCGCCCCCACCCGGACCTGGAGAAAG CCCTCAGGGCCCTGCTCTCTCCTGGTTCTCCTCCTACTTCTCTGGCCACTCCTCTCCTTCAAAggctcctctttttctctctgtcccttGAAG CAGGGGGAGTGGGATCCGTGCAGAAGTTTGTCACCTGGAGGCTGAGACGTG ACCGGGAGAGGGGCCGGACTCTGCTCTCTGCCAGGTCCAGGAGCCCCTCCAGCCAGCTGCCCAATGTGGATGAGAGGGTGCAGGCCTGGGAGAGCCGAAGGCCCCTGATTCAGGACCTGGCCCGGAGGCTGCTGACTGACGACGAGGTGCTGGCTGTCACCCGCCACTGTTCCCGG TACGTGCATGAGGGCGGCGTGGAGGACCTGGTGAGGCCCCTGCTGGCCATTCTGGACAGGCCTGCgaagctgctgctgctgagggacaTCAG GGGTGTGGTGGCCCCCACAGACCTGGGTCGCTTCGACAGCATGGTGATGCCTGTGGAGCTGGAGGCTTTTGAGGCCCTCAAGAGCCAGGCAG TTCGGCCTCCTGCCTTGCGACCAGCCCGGCAGGACACACCGCCCAAGCGTCACCTCATCACTCCTGTGCCTG TCGTGGAGGCTTCTACCTACTTCCTGTGA
- the PDZD7 gene encoding PDZ domain-containing protein 7 isoform X4 has product MAHGFPVGFDPVGLRDLSSGSLSSLSSRGHLGSESGSATRYLLRKQRRLLNGPLRGIRASSPMGRVILINSPIEANSDESDIIHAVRVEKSPAGRLGFSVRGGSEHGLGIFVSKVEKGSSAERAGLCVGDKITEVNGLSLESTTMGSAVKVLTGSSRLHMMVRRMGRVPGIKFSKEKTTWVDVVNRRLVVEKCSSTPSDSGSEDGARRIVHLYTTSDDFCLGFNIRGGKEFGLGIYVSKVDHGGLAEENGIKVGDQVLAANGVRFDDISHSQAVEVLKGQTHIMLTIKETGRYPAYKEMVSEYCWLDRLSNGVLQQLSPASESSSSASSFASSAPYSSADGWSSLPSDHMDVCLGSEEPGSWGPGRGRADTAMQTEPDAGGHVETWCSVRPTVILRDTAIRSDGPPPAPRLDSALSESPKTALLLALSQPRPPITRSQSHLTLWAPRVLPRVCRGEETAEEGEVGVPWGEGGPAALQDPDEPLLQGRAAGAAGRGRAQRGLDAGQWEHSHVPPPPGPGESRGSGIRAEVCHLEAET; this is encoded by the exons ATGGCGCATGGCTTCCCAGTGGGCTTCGACCCAGTGGGCCTCAGAGACCTAAGCTCTGGCTCTCTGAGCTCCCTCTCCTCCCGAGGCCACCTGGGCAGCGAGTCAGGCTCTGCAACCCGATACCTGCTGAGAAAGCAACGGCGGCTGCTGAATGGGCCCCTCCGTGGAATCCGAGCCTCATCGCCCATGGGCCGTGTCATTCTCATCAACTCCCCCATCGAAG CCAACAGCGATGAAAGTGACATCATCCATGCAGTTCGAGTGGAGAAGAGTCcagctgggaggctggggttcAGTGTGCGGGGCGGCTCTGAGCACGGCCTGGGCATCTTCGTCAGCAAAGTGGAGAAGGGGAGCAGTGCAG AGCGGGCTGGTCTGTGCGTGGGTGATAAGATCACCGAGGTGAATGGGCTGAGCCTGGAGAGCACCACGATGGGCAGTGCCGTGAAGGTGCTGACGGGCAGCAGCCGCCTGCACATGATGGTGAGGCGCATGGGCCGCGTACCAGGCATCAAGTTCTCCAAGGAGAAGACCACATG GGTGGACGTGGTCAATCGGCGGCTGGTGGTGGAAAAGTGCAGCTCAACGCCCTCTGACAGTGGCTCAGAGGACGGCGCACGGCGCATCGTCCATCTCTACACAACCTCTGACGACTTCTGCCTGGGCTTCAACATCCGCGGGGGCAAGGAGTTTGGCCTGGGCATCTATGTGTCCAA AGTGGACCATGGTGGACTGGCCGAGGAGAACGGCATCAAGGTGGGGGACCAGGTCCTGGCGGCCAATGGTGTCAGGTTCGACGACATCAGCCACAGCCAAGCCGTGGAGGTGCTGAAGGGCCAAACACACATCATGTTGACCATcaag GAGACTGGCCGGTACCCTGCCTACAAGGAGATGGTTTCTGAATACTGTTGGCTGGATCGAT TGAGCAACGGGGTGCTGCAGCAGCTGTCCCCCGCCTCGGAGAGCAGCTCCAGCGCCTCCTCGTTCGCCTCCAGTGCCCCCTACAGCTCGGCCGATGGCTGGAGCTCCCTGCCCTCGGACCACATGGATGTCTGCCTGGGGTCTGAGGAGCCGGGCAGCTGGGGGCCAGGCCGGGGGCGGGCAGACACGGCCATGCAGACGGAGCCAGACGCGGGGGGCCACGTGGAGACCTGGTGTAGCGTGCGGCCCACAGTCATCCTCAGGGACACGGCCATCCGCTCCGACGGCCCCCCGCCTGCCCCCCGCCTTGACTCTGCGCTCTCTGAGTCCCCCAAAACTGCTCTGCTCCTGGCCCTCAGCCAACCCCGGCCCCCCATCACCCGCTCCCAGAGCCACCTGACCTTGTGGG ccccccGGGTGCTCCCTCGTGTCTGCAGAGGAGAAGAAACAGCGGAGGAAGGAGAAGTCGGGGTCCCCTGGGGAGAAGGGGGCCCTGCAGCGCTCCAAGACCCTGATGAACCTCTTCTTCAAGGGAGGGCGGCAGGGGCGGCTGGCAGGGGACGGGCGCAGAGAGGCCTGGACGCTGGACAGTGGGAGCACAGCCACGTCCCGCCCCCACCCGGACCTGGAGAAAG CAGGGGGAGTGGGATCCGTGCAGAAGTTTGTCACCTGGAGGCTGAGACGTG A
- the PDZD7 gene encoding PDZ domain-containing protein 7 isoform X1: MAHGFPVGFDPVGLRDLSSGSLSSLSSRGHLGSESGSATRYLLRKQRRLLNGPLRGIRASSPMGRVILINSPIEANSDESDIIHAVRVEKSPAGRLGFSVRGGSEHGLGIFVSKVEKGSSAERAGLCVGDKITEVNGLSLESTTMGSAVKVLTGSSRLHMMVRRMGRVPGIKFSKEKTTWVDVVNRRLVVEKCSSTPSDSGSEDGARRIVHLYTTSDDFCLGFNIRGGKEFGLGIYVSKVDHGGLAEENGIKVGDQVLAANGVRFDDISHSQAVEVLKGQTHIMLTIKETGRYPAYKEMVSEYCWLDRLSNGVLQQLSPASESSSSASSFASSAPYSSADGWSSLPSDHMDVCLGSEEPGSWGPGRGRADTAMQTEPDAGGHVETWCSVRPTVILRDTAIRSDGPPPAPRLDSALSESPKTALLLALSQPRPPITRSQSHLTLWEEKKQRRKEKSGSPGEKGALQRSKTLMNLFFKGGRQGRLAGDGRREAWTLDSGSTATSRPHPDLEKALRALLSPGSPPTSLATPLLQRLLFFSLSLEAGGVGSVQKFVTWRLRRDRERGRTLLSARSRSPSSQLPNVDERVQAWESRRPLIQDLARRLLTDDEVLAVTRHCSRYVHEGGVEDLVRPLLAILDRPAKLLLLRDIRGVVAPTDLGRFDSMVMPVELEAFEALKSQAVRPPALRPARQDTPPKRHLITPVPDSRGGFYLLPVNGFSEEEDDGELRERLGGLQVSLGASASHHPHKGVPPLQDVPVDAFISRRSACTPPPQPPPVAPRPPRPNWLLTEPLTLEGPRQSRSQGPSQNRSRSRSRGRGKSPGRRRSPSPAPIPTPSTASGRYHKPRKARPPLPRPTDGQVAKAGGSQGPSENGTGGTAEEAATKVPSGELRTVTLSKMKQSLGISISGGIESKVQPMVKIEKIFPGGAAFLSGALQAGFELVAVDGESLEQVTHQRAVDTIRRAYRNKAREPMELVVRVPRPDPLPLPSDSSALTEQQLPGDHSPAR; encoded by the exons ATGGCGCATGGCTTCCCAGTGGGCTTCGACCCAGTGGGCCTCAGAGACCTAAGCTCTGGCTCTCTGAGCTCCCTCTCCTCCCGAGGCCACCTGGGCAGCGAGTCAGGCTCTGCAACCCGATACCTGCTGAGAAAGCAACGGCGGCTGCTGAATGGGCCCCTCCGTGGAATCCGAGCCTCATCGCCCATGGGCCGTGTCATTCTCATCAACTCCCCCATCGAAG CCAACAGCGATGAAAGTGACATCATCCATGCAGTTCGAGTGGAGAAGAGTCcagctgggaggctggggttcAGTGTGCGGGGCGGCTCTGAGCACGGCCTGGGCATCTTCGTCAGCAAAGTGGAGAAGGGGAGCAGTGCAG AGCGGGCTGGTCTGTGCGTGGGTGATAAGATCACCGAGGTGAATGGGCTGAGCCTGGAGAGCACCACGATGGGCAGTGCCGTGAAGGTGCTGACGGGCAGCAGCCGCCTGCACATGATGGTGAGGCGCATGGGCCGCGTACCAGGCATCAAGTTCTCCAAGGAGAAGACCACATG GGTGGACGTGGTCAATCGGCGGCTGGTGGTGGAAAAGTGCAGCTCAACGCCCTCTGACAGTGGCTCAGAGGACGGCGCACGGCGCATCGTCCATCTCTACACAACCTCTGACGACTTCTGCCTGGGCTTCAACATCCGCGGGGGCAAGGAGTTTGGCCTGGGCATCTATGTGTCCAA AGTGGACCATGGTGGACTGGCCGAGGAGAACGGCATCAAGGTGGGGGACCAGGTCCTGGCGGCCAATGGTGTCAGGTTCGACGACATCAGCCACAGCCAAGCCGTGGAGGTGCTGAAGGGCCAAACACACATCATGTTGACCATcaag GAGACTGGCCGGTACCCTGCCTACAAGGAGATGGTTTCTGAATACTGTTGGCTGGATCGAT TGAGCAACGGGGTGCTGCAGCAGCTGTCCCCCGCCTCGGAGAGCAGCTCCAGCGCCTCCTCGTTCGCCTCCAGTGCCCCCTACAGCTCGGCCGATGGCTGGAGCTCCCTGCCCTCGGACCACATGGATGTCTGCCTGGGGTCTGAGGAGCCGGGCAGCTGGGGGCCAGGCCGGGGGCGGGCAGACACGGCCATGCAGACGGAGCCAGACGCGGGGGGCCACGTGGAGACCTGGTGTAGCGTGCGGCCCACAGTCATCCTCAGGGACACGGCCATCCGCTCCGACGGCCCCCCGCCTGCCCCCCGCCTTGACTCTGCGCTCTCTGAGTCCCCCAAAACTGCTCTGCTCCTGGCCCTCAGCCAACCCCGGCCCCCCATCACCCGCTCCCAGAGCCACCTGACCTTGTGGG AGGAGAAGAAACAGCGGAGGAAGGAGAAGTCGGGGTCCCCTGGGGAGAAGGGGGCCCTGCAGCGCTCCAAGACCCTGATGAACCTCTTCTTCAAGGGAGGGCGGCAGGGGCGGCTGGCAGGGGACGGGCGCAGAGAGGCCTGGACGCTGGACAGTGGGAGCACAGCCACGTCCCGCCCCCACCCGGACCTGGAGAAAG CCCTCAGGGCCCTGCTCTCTCCTGGTTCTCCTCCTACTTCTCTGGCCACTCCTCTCCTTCAAAggctcctctttttctctctgtcccttGAAG CAGGGGGAGTGGGATCCGTGCAGAAGTTTGTCACCTGGAGGCTGAGACGTG ACCGGGAGAGGGGCCGGACTCTGCTCTCTGCCAGGTCCAGGAGCCCCTCCAGCCAGCTGCCCAATGTGGATGAGAGGGTGCAGGCCTGGGAGAGCCGAAGGCCCCTGATTCAGGACCTGGCCCGGAGGCTGCTGACTGACGACGAGGTGCTGGCTGTCACCCGCCACTGTTCCCGG TACGTGCATGAGGGCGGCGTGGAGGACCTGGTGAGGCCCCTGCTGGCCATTCTGGACAGGCCTGCgaagctgctgctgctgagggacaTCAG GGGTGTGGTGGCCCCCACAGACCTGGGTCGCTTCGACAGCATGGTGATGCCTGTGGAGCTGGAGGCTTTTGAGGCCCTCAAGAGCCAGGCAG TTCGGCCTCCTGCCTTGCGACCAGCCCGGCAGGACACACCGCCCAAGCGTCACCTCATCACTCCTGTGCCTG ACAGTCGTGGAGGCTTCTACCTACTTCCTGTGAAcggcttctcagaggaggaagATGATGGGGAGCTGAGGGAGCGTCTGGGGGGCCTCCAGGTCTCCCTGGGTGCCTCTGCCTCCCACCACCCTCATAAAGGGGTCCCCCCTCTCCAGGATGTGCCAGTAGATGCCTTCATCTCACGCAGAAGCGCCtgcacaccccctccccagccaccccCCGTGGCTCCCCGGCCCCCAAGGCCTAACTGGCTGCTGACAGAACCCTTGACCCTAGAGGGCCCTCGGCAGAGCCGGAGCCAGGGCCCAAGCCAGAAccgcagccgcagccgcagccggGGCAGAGGCAAGTCCCCCGGACGCAGGCGTTCCCCATCCCCGGCACCTATCCCCACTCCCAGCACAGCCAGCGGGCGCTACCACAAGCCTCGGAAGGCCAGGCCTCCTCTGCCACGACCTACGGATGGGCAGGTGGCCAAGGCAGGGGGCAGTCAAGGGCCCTCTGAGAACGGAACTGGTGGGACAGCCGAGGAGGCAGCCACGAAGGTCCCCAGTGGGGAGCTGAGGACCGTCACACTATCCAAGATGAAGCAGTCCTTGG GCATCAGCATTTCTGGGGGCATTGAGTCCAAGGTGCAGCCCATGGTGAAGATAGAAAAGATCTTCCCTGGGGGCGCTGCCTTCCTCAGTGGGGCCCTTCAG gctGGCTTTGAGCTTGTGGCCGTGGATGGAGAGAGCCTGGAGCAGGTGACCCACCAGCGGGCAGTAGACACCATCCGCCGGGCTTATCGAAACAAGGCTCGGGAGCCCATGGAGCTTGTGGTCAGGGTCCCCAGGCCCGACCCACTGCCCTTACCCTCTGACTCATCAGCCCTCACTGAACAGCAGCTTCCTGGTGACCATTCCCCTGCCCGCTGA
- the PDZD7 gene encoding PDZ domain-containing protein 7 isoform X2, protein MGPSVESEPHRPWAVSFSSTPPSKGTRAGEEHVAQGAGFPAPVAHHAHPHRPPSPASTSANSDESDIIHAVRVEKSPAGRLGFSVRGGSEHGLGIFVSKVEKGSSAERAGLCVGDKITEVNGLSLESTTMGSAVKVLTGSSRLHMMVRRMGRVPGIKFSKEKTTWVDVVNRRLVVEKCSSTPSDSGSEDGARRIVHLYTTSDDFCLGFNIRGGKEFGLGIYVSKVDHGGLAEENGIKVGDQVLAANGVRFDDISHSQAVEVLKGQTHIMLTIKETGRYPAYKEMVSEYCWLDRLSNGVLQQLSPASESSSSASSFASSAPYSSADGWSSLPSDHMDVCLGSEEPGSWGPGRGRADTAMQTEPDAGGHVETWCSVRPTVILRDTAIRSDGPPPAPRLDSALSESPKTALLLALSQPRPPITRSQSHLTLWEEKKQRRKEKSGSPGEKGALQRSKTLMNLFFKGGRQGRLAGDGRREAWTLDSGSTATSRPHPDLEKALRALLSPGSPPTSLATPLLQRLLFFSLSLEAGGVGSVQKFVTWRLRRDRERGRTLLSARSRSPSSQLPNVDERVQAWESRRPLIQDLARRLLTDDEVLAVTRHCSRYVHEGGVEDLVRPLLAILDRPAKLLLLRDIRGVVAPTDLGRFDSMVMPVELEAFEALKSQAVRPPALRPARQDTPPKRHLITPVPDSRGGFYLLPVNGFSEEEDDGELRERLGGLQVSLGASASHHPHKGVPPLQDVPVDAFISRRSACTPPPQPPPVAPRPPRPNWLLTEPLTLEGPRQSRSQGPSQNRSRSRSRGRGKSPGRRRSPSPAPIPTPSTASGRYHKPRKARPPLPRPTDGQVAKAGGSQGPSENGTGGTAEEAATKVPSGELRTVTLSKMKQSLGISISGGIESKVQPMVKIEKIFPGGAAFLSGALQAGFELVAVDGESLEQVTHQRAVDTIRRAYRNKAREPMELVVRVPRPDPLPLPSDSSALTEQQLPGDHSPAR, encoded by the exons ATGGGCCCCTCCGTGGAATCCGAGCCTCATCGCCCATGGGCCGTGTCATTCTCATCAACTCCCCCATCGAAG GGCACCAGGGCAGGGGAGGAGCATGTTGCTCAGGGAGCAGGCTTTCCTGCACCAGTGGCCCATCACGCTCACCCCCATCGTCCACCAAGCCCGGCCTCAACTTCAG CCAACAGCGATGAAAGTGACATCATCCATGCAGTTCGAGTGGAGAAGAGTCcagctgggaggctggggttcAGTGTGCGGGGCGGCTCTGAGCACGGCCTGGGCATCTTCGTCAGCAAAGTGGAGAAGGGGAGCAGTGCAG AGCGGGCTGGTCTGTGCGTGGGTGATAAGATCACCGAGGTGAATGGGCTGAGCCTGGAGAGCACCACGATGGGCAGTGCCGTGAAGGTGCTGACGGGCAGCAGCCGCCTGCACATGATGGTGAGGCGCATGGGCCGCGTACCAGGCATCAAGTTCTCCAAGGAGAAGACCACATG GGTGGACGTGGTCAATCGGCGGCTGGTGGTGGAAAAGTGCAGCTCAACGCCCTCTGACAGTGGCTCAGAGGACGGCGCACGGCGCATCGTCCATCTCTACACAACCTCTGACGACTTCTGCCTGGGCTTCAACATCCGCGGGGGCAAGGAGTTTGGCCTGGGCATCTATGTGTCCAA AGTGGACCATGGTGGACTGGCCGAGGAGAACGGCATCAAGGTGGGGGACCAGGTCCTGGCGGCCAATGGTGTCAGGTTCGACGACATCAGCCACAGCCAAGCCGTGGAGGTGCTGAAGGGCCAAACACACATCATGTTGACCATcaag GAGACTGGCCGGTACCCTGCCTACAAGGAGATGGTTTCTGAATACTGTTGGCTGGATCGAT TGAGCAACGGGGTGCTGCAGCAGCTGTCCCCCGCCTCGGAGAGCAGCTCCAGCGCCTCCTCGTTCGCCTCCAGTGCCCCCTACAGCTCGGCCGATGGCTGGAGCTCCCTGCCCTCGGACCACATGGATGTCTGCCTGGGGTCTGAGGAGCCGGGCAGCTGGGGGCCAGGCCGGGGGCGGGCAGACACGGCCATGCAGACGGAGCCAGACGCGGGGGGCCACGTGGAGACCTGGTGTAGCGTGCGGCCCACAGTCATCCTCAGGGACACGGCCATCCGCTCCGACGGCCCCCCGCCTGCCCCCCGCCTTGACTCTGCGCTCTCTGAGTCCCCCAAAACTGCTCTGCTCCTGGCCCTCAGCCAACCCCGGCCCCCCATCACCCGCTCCCAGAGCCACCTGACCTTGTGGG AGGAGAAGAAACAGCGGAGGAAGGAGAAGTCGGGGTCCCCTGGGGAGAAGGGGGCCCTGCAGCGCTCCAAGACCCTGATGAACCTCTTCTTCAAGGGAGGGCGGCAGGGGCGGCTGGCAGGGGACGGGCGCAGAGAGGCCTGGACGCTGGACAGTGGGAGCACAGCCACGTCCCGCCCCCACCCGGACCTGGAGAAAG CCCTCAGGGCCCTGCTCTCTCCTGGTTCTCCTCCTACTTCTCTGGCCACTCCTCTCCTTCAAAggctcctctttttctctctgtcccttGAAG CAGGGGGAGTGGGATCCGTGCAGAAGTTTGTCACCTGGAGGCTGAGACGTG ACCGGGAGAGGGGCCGGACTCTGCTCTCTGCCAGGTCCAGGAGCCCCTCCAGCCAGCTGCCCAATGTGGATGAGAGGGTGCAGGCCTGGGAGAGCCGAAGGCCCCTGATTCAGGACCTGGCCCGGAGGCTGCTGACTGACGACGAGGTGCTGGCTGTCACCCGCCACTGTTCCCGG TACGTGCATGAGGGCGGCGTGGAGGACCTGGTGAGGCCCCTGCTGGCCATTCTGGACAGGCCTGCgaagctgctgctgctgagggacaTCAG GGGTGTGGTGGCCCCCACAGACCTGGGTCGCTTCGACAGCATGGTGATGCCTGTGGAGCTGGAGGCTTTTGAGGCCCTCAAGAGCCAGGCAG TTCGGCCTCCTGCCTTGCGACCAGCCCGGCAGGACACACCGCCCAAGCGTCACCTCATCACTCCTGTGCCTG ACAGTCGTGGAGGCTTCTACCTACTTCCTGTGAAcggcttctcagaggaggaagATGATGGGGAGCTGAGGGAGCGTCTGGGGGGCCTCCAGGTCTCCCTGGGTGCCTCTGCCTCCCACCACCCTCATAAAGGGGTCCCCCCTCTCCAGGATGTGCCAGTAGATGCCTTCATCTCACGCAGAAGCGCCtgcacaccccctccccagccaccccCCGTGGCTCCCCGGCCCCCAAGGCCTAACTGGCTGCTGACAGAACCCTTGACCCTAGAGGGCCCTCGGCAGAGCCGGAGCCAGGGCCCAAGCCAGAAccgcagccgcagccgcagccggGGCAGAGGCAAGTCCCCCGGACGCAGGCGTTCCCCATCCCCGGCACCTATCCCCACTCCCAGCACAGCCAGCGGGCGCTACCACAAGCCTCGGAAGGCCAGGCCTCCTCTGCCACGACCTACGGATGGGCAGGTGGCCAAGGCAGGGGGCAGTCAAGGGCCCTCTGAGAACGGAACTGGTGGGACAGCCGAGGAGGCAGCCACGAAGGTCCCCAGTGGGGAGCTGAGGACCGTCACACTATCCAAGATGAAGCAGTCCTTGG GCATCAGCATTTCTGGGGGCATTGAGTCCAAGGTGCAGCCCATGGTGAAGATAGAAAAGATCTTCCCTGGGGGCGCTGCCTTCCTCAGTGGGGCCCTTCAG gctGGCTTTGAGCTTGTGGCCGTGGATGGAGAGAGCCTGGAGCAGGTGACCCACCAGCGGGCAGTAGACACCATCCGCCGGGCTTATCGAAACAAGGCTCGGGAGCCCATGGAGCTTGTGGTCAGGGTCCCCAGGCCCGACCCACTGCCCTTACCCTCTGACTCATCAGCCCTCACTGAACAGCAGCTTCCTGGTGACCATTCCCCTGCCCGCTGA